One part of the Rhodococcus oxybenzonivorans genome encodes these proteins:
- a CDS encoding alpha/beta fold hydrolase, which produces MTVSTETTEQPGSTIEVAGIATNFHEAGSGDPVLLLHGSGPGVSAWANWQHTIPVLAERHRVLAPDLVGFGYTERPTDIRYSAQTWIDHVWGFLDAMKIERTSIVGNSLGGFLALATAIKRPELLNRMVLLGTPSPGMTPSEGLAALRTYEPSLKGMEELLIKYFAVDPTIITPELVQLRHEASIAPGAFETYRKMEINPKTGASELGIEAGDYARIATPTLVVHGREDRVIPVEAGINLMNTLPNADLHVFSRCGHWTQVERASEFSAVVDRFLSN; this is translated from the coding sequence ATGACTGTATCGACAGAAACGACAGAACAGCCAGGATCCACGATCGAGGTAGCCGGAATCGCCACGAACTTCCATGAGGCAGGATCGGGCGACCCCGTGTTGCTTCTGCACGGCTCAGGACCCGGCGTATCGGCGTGGGCGAACTGGCAGCACACCATCCCGGTGCTCGCTGAGCGTCACCGCGTGCTGGCGCCCGACCTCGTCGGGTTCGGCTACACGGAGCGCCCCACCGACATTCGATATTCTGCGCAAACGTGGATCGATCACGTATGGGGATTCCTCGATGCGATGAAGATCGAACGCACTTCGATCGTCGGCAACTCGCTAGGGGGTTTTCTCGCTTTGGCCACGGCCATCAAGCGCCCCGAACTTCTGAATCGGATGGTGCTGCTGGGTACTCCAAGCCCTGGAATGACCCCCAGCGAGGGCCTAGCCGCACTGCGCACATACGAGCCTTCGTTGAAGGGCATGGAGGAACTGCTCATCAAGTATTTCGCCGTCGATCCGACCATCATCACCCCCGAACTCGTCCAACTCCGGCACGAGGCCAGCATCGCCCCCGGGGCATTCGAGACGTACCGCAAGATGGAGATCAACCCCAAGACCGGGGCCAGCGAGCTAGGAATCGAGGCAGGTGATTACGCCCGCATCGCCACCCCGACCCTGGTCGTCCACGGCCGTGAGGATCGCGTAATTCCGGTCGAGGCGGGGATCAACCTGATGAACACGCTGCCGAATGCTGATCTTCACGTCTTCAGTCGCTGCGGCCATTGGACGCAGGTCGAGCGGGCAAGCGAATTCTCGGCGGTCGTGGATCGGTTTCTGTCGAACTAG
- the bphC gene encoding biphenyl-2,3-diol 1,2-dioxygenase produces the protein MSVQRLGYMGFEVSDVQAWRSFTTEKLGAMEAAGDDNSARFRTDSRSWRLSVEKGASDDISFAGFEVDNAEALHAIGERLESQGIKVTAEGSELAADRGVLGLISCSDPMGTRVEIYYGATELFEEPFVSPTGVGSFLTGDQGLGHYVMAVPDIDAAMEFYVEGLGLHLSDIIDWTLPGDVKAKLHFLHCNGRHHSLAIVGLPQTKKLHHFMLELERMDDVGFAYDKFDADQSVVMTLGRHTNDHMLSFYGATPSGFAVEYGWGARQVEPGWSVVRYDKISMWGHKFVGSH, from the coding sequence ATGAGCGTTCAACGACTCGGTTACATGGGCTTCGAAGTATCAGATGTGCAGGCCTGGCGGTCGTTCACAACTGAGAAGCTGGGTGCGATGGAGGCTGCTGGAGACGACAACTCGGCTCGGTTCAGGACCGACAGCCGCAGCTGGCGACTGTCGGTCGAGAAGGGTGCGTCGGATGACATCTCGTTCGCCGGCTTCGAAGTCGACAACGCGGAGGCACTGCACGCAATCGGCGAGCGTCTCGAATCGCAGGGCATCAAGGTGACCGCGGAGGGTAGCGAGTTGGCGGCAGATCGGGGTGTCCTCGGGCTGATCTCGTGTTCGGACCCGATGGGCACGCGAGTCGAGATCTACTATGGTGCGACAGAGCTGTTCGAGGAGCCGTTCGTCTCGCCGACCGGCGTCGGATCGTTCCTCACCGGCGACCAGGGTCTCGGCCATTACGTGATGGCCGTGCCGGACATCGACGCTGCCATGGAGTTCTACGTCGAGGGTTTGGGCTTGCATCTGTCCGACATCATCGACTGGACGCTTCCCGGAGATGTGAAGGCAAAACTTCACTTCCTGCACTGCAATGGCCGCCACCACAGCTTGGCGATCGTCGGTCTTCCGCAGACCAAGAAGCTTCACCACTTCATGCTCGAGCTCGAACGCATGGACGACGTCGGTTTTGCCTATGACAAGTTCGACGCGGACCAGTCGGTGGTCATGACGCTCGGTCGCCACACCAACGACCACATGCTTTCGTTCTACGGCGCAACCCCGTCAGGTTTTGCTGTCGAGTACGGCTGGGGGGCTCGGCAAGTTGAACCGGGATGGTCGGTAGTGCGCTACGACAAGATCAGCATGTGGGGCCACAAATTCGTGGGGAGTCACTAG
- a CDS encoding AAA family ATPase gives MDIVGVPAPLRPIFLKLLDPRAGQRFETAEDVLAAAEAVVATGSRETRPTSAGAPSGHHGSLAYMEPPLVGRSDELAALTASIDGAARSQGTVMCLSGESGVGKSRLLDAVVAHAEEAGVTLMRTGAFDHAPARPLGLFAGPLRDVVAYLMANPLAAQRVREDMADLLPAALEQVPELAEALEENWPAAHGAQRSFTKNTAPAGPTSIARLLLSVFDEERPGLIVLDDCQWADDLSWQVLARLAATISSDRTRSDSNVSLICSCRTEAVAQVFAWGVTDITFVGLESLSDKDTETLIRSISDGIPDEVIPYVTKYSKGNPLETLLAFQALVDSSALKHKSDRWFLDESAMAALALQPHIHDSHAALGNSGARTDVLISPRLSLLSPETERAIRQGAVLGRRFSSRLLQVCLQASPTDVEQLMMEAAQLRIVRRVADGDGNEFEFAHDRLREAVLGNLTDATRRELHLRAAHALQGHFEVRADYDIAYHFDQAGRAASAVPFALRAGEAGLRRNALDVAERNFKIAETGLALCESADDIARFRLYEGLGTVHMLLGSYDLAAHELARAHEFTGTHSGLDAARIAALLGELAFKTGRFDDATDWMQRGMHGLDLRMPRSSAHAGLLAVGEVGLLALGWLSRRLRLGRAPVDTERCRLAALIHDRLVYQLWFIKSPIWVALAILRCARFANTAGGTRERAHAYCGAAVIAGIAPILAPLALRLADFSLRLSQTAGDDWGIAHAHHFRGFALYAANRYDAAIAAFDTANTGFDVLGDRWEQVAAMWQKSLCLARQGKLHEAGTLARDTYWEGKRRGDRIGAGTALAIWVQCLPGDVNVETIAREVRLTNPGDHHTLAMLHAARAWRLFHTKQYAPALDAFRQADEIIRASGLRNHFLVPILTSYLQVLRLSLAAGPDPWTAEYRDQAKTARRLLRRARRLAVVFCSERPAVLREWALASFSQRHKWRGRILLGAACRSAHRQQAQGELAACALVAALVGLEPRRGPLRGLPPLAEQCLSLGIRVDGAIVESAHPRELFVGRGPARHRALLDAVSSIVASDDLDEVLDKLRDATFATTTARRVEIADGPAPSDLVGVHEPLPTPLFGDSRTVGEGPEMRVTDRLSVRVPVDGHAEKSIIAAFPLGEGEYHRPTMEVLAALAGAVIEREGLRRQSVEQMVAVQEAERGRIARDLHDEFGHLFATVIDRLSTLQNSESPTARQTAADVRKIVRQGIQVARSVAWSLRPSGLDDLGLIGCVEQYVEDCRQIYPIRIELISPTRPPALSAAVATAIFRIVQEALTNIGRHSGASEASVTIVNSGDALRVVVEDNGTGFDLEVAGQRRSLGLIGMRERARLAGGRLSVESPPGQGVTIMVEVPIER, from the coding sequence GTGGACATCGTTGGCGTCCCAGCCCCGCTGCGCCCGATATTTTTGAAGCTGCTCGATCCGCGGGCAGGCCAGCGGTTCGAAACCGCAGAGGACGTGCTCGCGGCCGCCGAAGCGGTTGTCGCGACCGGCAGCAGGGAGACCAGGCCAACCTCTGCCGGCGCGCCGTCCGGCCACCACGGCTCGCTCGCGTACATGGAGCCGCCGCTGGTAGGCAGGAGTGACGAACTTGCCGCACTCACCGCAAGCATCGACGGCGCAGCCCGGTCGCAGGGAACGGTGATGTGCTTGAGCGGTGAGTCGGGGGTTGGAAAGAGCCGCCTGCTGGATGCGGTAGTCGCTCACGCCGAGGAGGCCGGGGTGACTCTGATGCGAACGGGTGCGTTCGACCATGCGCCGGCACGTCCACTCGGACTCTTCGCCGGCCCCTTGCGCGACGTGGTTGCCTACTTGATGGCCAACCCTCTCGCAGCGCAGCGAGTGCGCGAAGACATGGCTGACCTGCTTCCCGCGGCACTCGAGCAAGTACCGGAATTAGCCGAAGCGTTGGAAGAAAATTGGCCCGCCGCGCATGGTGCGCAGCGGTCGTTCACCAAGAACACGGCGCCCGCCGGGCCGACGTCGATCGCCCGACTACTTCTGTCCGTCTTCGATGAAGAACGCCCTGGGTTGATCGTGCTCGACGACTGCCAATGGGCAGACGATCTCAGCTGGCAAGTGCTCGCGAGGCTGGCCGCGACGATATCGAGCGATAGAACGCGCTCCGATTCGAACGTCTCGCTGATCTGTTCTTGCCGAACGGAAGCTGTTGCACAGGTGTTTGCCTGGGGCGTCACCGACATCACATTCGTCGGGCTGGAAAGCCTGTCGGACAAAGACACAGAGACACTGATCCGGTCCATCAGTGACGGCATTCCCGACGAGGTCATCCCTTACGTCACGAAGTACTCCAAGGGCAATCCGCTCGAAACGCTGCTGGCCTTCCAGGCGCTGGTCGATTCGTCGGCGCTGAAGCACAAGTCTGACCGCTGGTTTCTGGACGAGAGCGCGATGGCAGCACTGGCGTTGCAACCCCACATCCACGATTCGCACGCTGCGCTGGGGAACAGCGGCGCGCGAACCGATGTGCTCATTTCGCCGCGGTTGAGCCTGCTGTCGCCGGAAACAGAGCGGGCAATCCGTCAAGGCGCGGTGCTGGGGCGCCGGTTTTCCTCACGGCTCTTACAGGTGTGCCTACAGGCCAGCCCGACGGACGTCGAACAGCTCATGATGGAAGCAGCCCAGCTCAGAATTGTGCGCCGCGTCGCCGATGGCGATGGCAACGAATTCGAATTCGCACACGATCGGCTCCGCGAAGCCGTACTGGGAAACCTGACAGACGCCACCCGCCGGGAGCTGCATTTGCGCGCGGCGCATGCACTCCAGGGCCACTTCGAAGTTCGAGCCGACTACGACATCGCCTATCACTTCGACCAAGCCGGTCGCGCCGCGTCTGCGGTGCCCTTTGCTCTGCGCGCGGGCGAGGCGGGGCTGAGGCGCAACGCACTCGATGTCGCCGAGCGCAACTTCAAGATCGCCGAGACGGGACTCGCCCTGTGCGAATCCGCGGACGACATCGCGAGGTTTCGCCTGTACGAAGGCCTTGGTACGGTCCACATGCTTCTCGGGAGCTACGACCTGGCTGCGCACGAACTGGCCCGCGCACACGAATTTACCGGTACGCATTCGGGACTTGACGCTGCACGAATCGCAGCTCTGCTCGGTGAACTTGCCTTCAAAACAGGCCGATTCGACGACGCCACAGATTGGATGCAGCGGGGTATGCACGGCCTCGACCTGAGGATGCCGCGAAGTTCGGCCCATGCCGGTCTTCTGGCCGTCGGCGAGGTCGGTCTCCTCGCATTGGGATGGTTGTCTCGCCGACTACGTTTGGGCCGGGCGCCCGTCGATACGGAGCGCTGCCGTCTGGCCGCTCTGATCCATGACCGGCTGGTGTATCAACTGTGGTTCATCAAGTCACCGATCTGGGTGGCGTTGGCGATTCTGCGTTGCGCACGTTTCGCCAATACCGCCGGCGGCACTCGTGAGCGCGCACACGCATACTGCGGCGCTGCCGTGATCGCCGGGATTGCCCCCATCCTCGCGCCACTCGCGTTGCGGCTAGCCGACTTCTCATTGCGACTCAGCCAGACCGCCGGCGACGACTGGGGGATCGCCCACGCGCACCATTTTCGAGGATTCGCCCTCTACGCCGCGAACCGGTATGACGCCGCGATCGCAGCGTTCGACACCGCGAACACCGGCTTCGACGTACTTGGTGATCGTTGGGAACAGGTAGCCGCGATGTGGCAGAAATCGCTGTGTCTGGCACGGCAGGGAAAGCTGCACGAAGCCGGAACGCTGGCGCGGGACACGTATTGGGAGGGTAAACGCAGAGGCGATCGAATCGGTGCGGGAACCGCCCTTGCCATCTGGGTTCAGTGCCTTCCCGGTGACGTCAATGTCGAGACGATTGCCCGCGAAGTCCGGTTGACGAACCCTGGCGATCATCACACCCTGGCGATGTTGCACGCGGCGCGGGCGTGGCGACTGTTCCACACCAAGCAGTACGCACCAGCCCTCGACGCGTTTCGGCAGGCGGACGAGATCATACGTGCCTCTGGCTTGCGGAACCACTTCCTCGTCCCAATCCTCACCTCATATCTTCAGGTTCTCCGTCTCTCGCTCGCAGCAGGACCCGACCCGTGGACCGCGGAATACCGTGACCAGGCGAAAACGGCCCGGCGCCTGCTTCGCCGCGCACGTCGGTTGGCGGTCGTCTTCTGCAGTGAGCGGCCCGCGGTATTGCGGGAATGGGCACTGGCGTCGTTCTCTCAGCGACACAAATGGCGTGGGCGCATCCTGCTGGGCGCCGCCTGTCGCAGCGCACACCGCCAACAAGCGCAAGGCGAACTTGCCGCATGTGCCCTGGTTGCGGCATTGGTGGGACTCGAGCCCCGACGGGGGCCGCTGCGCGGCCTGCCGCCGCTGGCCGAACAATGCCTATCGCTCGGCATACGGGTGGATGGTGCGATTGTCGAATCGGCGCACCCACGCGAGCTATTCGTCGGCAGGGGTCCAGCCCGTCACCGTGCCCTTCTCGACGCCGTGAGCTCCATTGTTGCGTCCGATGATCTCGATGAGGTTCTTGACAAGCTGCGAGACGCCACCTTCGCTACGACGACCGCGCGGCGGGTGGAAATCGCTGACGGGCCAGCGCCGAGCGACCTGGTCGGGGTTCATGAGCCATTGCCGACGCCATTGTTCGGAGATTCGAGGACGGTCGGCGAAGGCCCGGAGATGAGGGTGACCGATCGCCTCTCTGTGCGGGTCCCCGTAGACGGGCACGCCGAAAAGTCAATCATCGCCGCCTTTCCGCTCGGGGAAGGGGAGTACCACCGGCCAACCATGGAGGTTCTGGCCGCGCTCGCCGGCGCCGTGATCGAGCGGGAAGGTCTTCGGCGGCAGTCCGTCGAACAGATGGTTGCCGTTCAGGAAGCCGAGCGGGGGAGAATCGCACGAGATCTGCACGACGAGTTCGGTCACCTGTTCGCCACGGTGATCGACAGACTCAGCACGCTACAGAACTCCGAAAGCCCGACAGCGCGCCAGACCGCCGCCGACGTCCGGAAGATCGTCCGTCAGGGAATACAGGTTGCCCGATCCGTCGCGTGGTCATTGAGGCCTTCGGGGCTCGATGACCTCGGGCTCATCGGGTGCGTTGAACAATATGTCGAGGACTGCCGTCAGATCTACCCGATCCGCATCGAACTCATCTCTCCGACACGGCCGCCAGCCCTCTCGGCTGCAGTCGCTACCGCCATCTTCCGGATCGTGCAGGAGGCACTCACCAATATCGGCCGACACAGCGGCGCCAGCGAGGCCAGCGTCACGATCGTGAACTCCGGTGATGCTCTGCGTGTCGTAGTCGAAGACAACGGCACCGGATTCGATCTCGAGGTCGCCGGTCAGCGTCGTTCCCTCGGGTTGATCGGAATGCGCGAACGGGCGCGCCTTGCTGGTGGACGGCTGAGTGTCGAATCCCCTCCAGGACAAGGCGTGACGATCATGGTGGAGGTGCCAATCGAACGATGA
- a CDS encoding protein kinase domain-containing protein: MRFDTVRVLRDSPGITTTLALSDEAHDRFVVRRLDLSMERPWSAQWLEGELEATCRARLPHIVPTRIVRKGPDYVELVRPFVAGLDIREWHAQEPRVSSEAELELVCNLFYALARLHRMGIAHGGVRPANIMLTEGSNELVLLDATVTRSQLGGLTHPADLTESRYLLPEGHGLAHPTAGFAADIYAAGWVVLEALAETNRTASALRRVKPQDDAFTEPSH, from the coding sequence ATGCGATTCGACACCGTGAGGGTGCTCCGGGACAGTCCTGGCATCACGACCACACTGGCCCTGTCGGACGAGGCGCACGACCGGTTCGTGGTGAGGCGCCTCGACCTGTCGATGGAGCGGCCGTGGAGTGCGCAATGGTTAGAGGGCGAGCTCGAGGCCACCTGCAGGGCTCGGCTACCGCACATCGTTCCCACCCGGATCGTCCGCAAGGGCCCTGATTACGTCGAGCTGGTCCGGCCCTTCGTCGCCGGTCTCGATATCCGGGAATGGCACGCCCAAGAGCCACGTGTGTCGAGCGAGGCCGAGCTCGAGCTGGTGTGTAACCTGTTCTATGCGCTGGCGCGCCTGCACCGCATGGGCATCGCCCACGGCGGAGTCCGGCCAGCCAACATCATGCTCACCGAGGGCAGCAACGAACTCGTGCTCCTCGACGCCACCGTGACGCGCAGTCAACTCGGTGGCCTGACCCATCCGGCCGATCTGACCGAAAGCCGATATCTTCTTCCAGAAGGACATGGACTGGCACACCCGACGGCGGGCTTTGCTGCCGACATCTATGCCGCGGGCTGGGTTGTGCTCGAGGCGCTCGCAGAAACCAATAGGACGGCCAGCGCCCTGCGCAGGGTGAAACCGCAGGACGATGCGTTCACCGAGCCCTCCCACTAG
- a CDS encoding response regulator transcription factor, whose product MTSVIVCDDHGIIRSGIARILETTPDFQLMASPSTGTRLMETLQHVKPDLLVLDIRLTDCSGLDLLGQISIVAPETRVVMLSMYGAKGYIDKAKARGARGYITKECLDEELVSVLHAVMRDEGFISFPSATPNTGSREKFSEANIDALSSRELEVMKLIASGLTNTEIGEELTVSPRTVESHRASIQRKLMIRTRAELARVARDAGLLD is encoded by the coding sequence ATGACCAGCGTAATAGTCTGCGACGACCACGGCATCATCCGCTCCGGTATCGCGCGCATCCTCGAGACCACCCCGGACTTCCAGCTGATGGCGTCCCCATCAACCGGGACGCGTCTTATGGAAACGTTGCAGCACGTCAAGCCGGACCTACTCGTCCTCGACATTCGACTAACCGATTGCAGTGGTCTCGACCTTTTGGGGCAGATTTCCATCGTCGCACCAGAAACCCGTGTCGTGATGCTCAGTATGTACGGCGCCAAGGGGTACATCGACAAGGCCAAGGCGCGGGGTGCGCGAGGTTACATCACCAAGGAATGCCTCGACGAGGAGCTTGTATCGGTCCTGCATGCGGTGATGCGGGATGAAGGATTTATTTCCTTCCCTTCAGCGACGCCCAACACAGGGAGTCGCGAAAAATTCTCCGAGGCCAACATTGACGCACTGTCTTCGCGGGAACTCGAGGTGATGAAACTTATCGCGTCCGGCCTCACCAACACGGAAATCGGCGAGGAACTTACTGTCTCACCACGAACTGTCGAGAGCCATCGGGCCAGCATCCAACGCAAGCTGATGATCCGTACGCGTGCCGAACTTGCCCGCGTAGCCCGAGACGCGGGCCTTCTGGACTAG